A genomic segment from Bradyrhizobium sp. CB1015 encodes:
- a CDS encoding bifunctional transaldolase/phosoglucose isomerase: MNPVKELEKHGQAVWLDFLARGFIANGDLKRLIDTDGVKGVTSNPSIFEKAIGSSDEYDAPIGKALKRGDRNVADLFEAVAVEDIQNAADVLRPVYDRLNGGDGYVSLEVSPYLAMDTAGTVAEARRLWKDVGRKNLMVKVPATPEGLPAIEQLISEGISINITLLFSKAVYLDVAEAYIAGLETYVAGGGNPSHVASVASFFVSRIDSVVDKQLDEKIARANDPSEKERLAALKGKVAIANAKLAYQDYKRLFSGPRWEKLAAKGAKPQRMLWASTGTKNKDYSDVLYVEELIGPDTINTVPPATLDAFRDHGKPRDSLEENVEDAKRVLEELERSGISLDAITEELVKDGVKLFADAADKLYGAVAHKRAVVLGPALDRQQLSLGDGLGKALAKTTEEWRASARIRRLWQRDKSVWTGADEDKWLGWLDSPHRADIADYEDYAGRVKGQKFSDAVVLGMGGSSLGPEVLAETFGKKPGFPKLHVLDSTDPAQVRAMEAKIDIANTVFIVSSKSGGTTEPNAMKDYFHEQVAKAVGAKVKTGHRFIAVTDPGSSLEKAAKSLHYARIFHGEPSIGGRYSVLSPFGLVPAATAGIDVKTFVKHALAMARSCGPDVPPSENPGVQLGLAMGLAGLEGRDKVTILASKKIADFGAWAEQLIAESTGKEGKGLIPIEGEPLGDPSVYGNDRFFIDIRVEGEADAAHDSQLAAIEAAGHPVVRIVMKSIEHLGQEFFRFEMATAVAGSILGINPFDQPDVEAAKIKTRELTAAFEKTGKLPAEEPVVSTKEADLYTDEANATALRAAGANGDLSSWLKAHLSRSSDGDYVALLGYIARDKATIDALQAMRLEVREKRHVATCAEFGPRFLHSTGQAYKGGPDSGVFLQITADDAKDLPVPGQKASFGVIKAAQARGDFEVLTERGRRALRVHLKGGLEKGLAALNAALNDALN, encoded by the coding sequence ATGAATCCCGTCAAAGAACTGGAAAAGCACGGACAAGCGGTCTGGCTCGACTTCCTGGCCCGCGGCTTCATCGCCAACGGCGACCTGAAGCGTCTGATCGACACCGACGGCGTCAAGGGCGTCACCTCCAACCCATCGATCTTCGAGAAGGCGATCGGCAGCTCGGACGAATACGACGCCCCGATCGGCAAGGCGCTGAAGCGCGGCGACCGCAATGTGGCCGATTTGTTCGAGGCCGTCGCGGTCGAGGACATCCAGAACGCCGCCGACGTGCTGCGCCCGGTCTATGACCGCCTCAACGGCGGCGACGGCTATGTCAGCCTGGAAGTGTCGCCCTATCTGGCGATGGACACCGCCGGAACCGTCGCCGAGGCGCGCCGGCTGTGGAAAGACGTGGGTCGCAAGAACCTGATGGTGAAGGTGCCGGCGACACCGGAGGGCTTGCCGGCGATCGAGCAGTTGATCAGCGAGGGTATCAGCATCAACATCACGCTGCTGTTCTCCAAGGCCGTCTATCTCGATGTGGCCGAGGCCTACATCGCCGGTCTCGAGACCTACGTCGCCGGCGGCGGCAATCCGTCGCACGTGGCCAGCGTCGCCAGCTTCTTCGTCAGCCGGATCGACTCGGTGGTCGACAAGCAGCTGGACGAGAAGATCGCCCGCGCCAACGATCCGTCCGAGAAGGAACGGCTCGCCGCGCTCAAGGGCAAGGTCGCGATCGCCAACGCCAAGCTCGCCTACCAGGACTACAAGCGCCTGTTCTCAGGCCCCCGCTGGGAGAAGCTCGCCGCCAAGGGCGCCAAGCCGCAGCGCATGCTGTGGGCCTCGACCGGCACCAAGAACAAGGACTATAGCGACGTCCTCTATGTCGAGGAGCTGATCGGTCCCGACACCATCAACACCGTGCCGCCGGCAACGCTGGATGCGTTCCGCGACCACGGCAAGCCGCGCGACAGCCTGGAAGAGAATGTCGAGGACGCGAAGCGCGTGCTGGAGGAGCTGGAGCGCTCCGGCATCTCGCTCGATGCGATCACCGAAGAGCTGGTCAAGGACGGCGTCAAGCTGTTTGCGGATGCCGCCGACAAGCTCTACGGGGCCGTCGCCCACAAGCGCGCGGTCGTGCTCGGGCCCGCACTCGACCGCCAGCAGTTGTCGCTGGGCGATGGGCTCGGCAAGGCGCTGGCCAAGACCACGGAGGAGTGGCGGGCGTCGGCCAGGATCCGCAGGCTGTGGCAGCGCGACAAGTCGGTCTGGACCGGTGCGGACGAGGACAAATGGCTCGGCTGGCTCGACAGCCCGCACCGGGCCGACATTGCCGATTACGAGGACTATGCCGGCCGCGTGAAGGGCCAGAAATTCTCCGACGCCGTCGTGCTCGGCATGGGCGGATCCAGCCTCGGCCCCGAGGTGCTGGCCGAGACCTTCGGCAAGAAGCCCGGCTTCCCCAAGCTGCACGTGCTCGACTCCACCGACCCGGCGCAGGTGCGGGCGATGGAGGCGAAGATCGACATCGCCAACACCGTCTTCATCGTCTCCAGCAAGTCCGGCGGCACCACCGAGCCGAACGCGATGAAGGACTATTTCCACGAGCAGGTTGCCAAGGCGGTGGGTGCAAAGGTGAAGACCGGCCATCGCTTCATCGCGGTGACCGACCCCGGCTCGTCGCTGGAGAAGGCGGCGAAGAGCCTTCATTACGCCCGCATCTTCCATGGCGAGCCCTCGATCGGCGGACGCTATTCGGTGCTCTCGCCGTTCGGGCTGGTGCCGGCGGCAACCGCGGGCATCGACGTCAAGACCTTCGTCAAGCATGCGCTCGCGATGGCCCGCTCCTGCGGCCCCGATGTGCCGCCGTCAGAAAATCCGGGCGTGCAGCTCGGGCTTGCCATGGGTCTCGCAGGGCTCGAAGGCCGCGACAAGGTGACGATCCTGGCGTCGAAGAAGATCGCCGATTTCGGCGCCTGGGCCGAGCAGCTGATCGCGGAATCGACCGGCAAGGAGGGCAAGGGCCTGATCCCGATCGAGGGCGAGCCGCTGGGCGATCCCTCCGTCTACGGCAACGACCGCTTCTTCATCGACATCCGTGTCGAAGGCGAAGCGGACGCCGCGCACGATTCCCAGCTGGCCGCGATCGAGGCGGCGGGTCATCCCGTGGTGCGCATCGTCATGAAGTCGATCGAGCATCTCGGCCAGGAATTCTTCCGCTTCGAGATGGCCACCGCCGTGGCCGGCAGCATTCTCGGCATCAACCCGTTTGACCAGCCGGACGTGGAAGCGGCCAAGATCAAGACCCGCGAACTCACCGCCGCGTTCGAGAAGACCGGCAAGCTGCCGGCGGAAGAGCCGGTGGTCAGCACCAAGGAAGCCGATCTCTACACCGACGAGGCCAATGCGACGGCGCTACGCGCCGCGGGCGCCAATGGCGATCTCAGCTCCTGGCTGAAGGCGCATCTGTCGCGATCCAGCGACGGAGACTACGTCGCCCTGCTCGGCTATATCGCGCGTGACAAGGCCACGATCGACGCGCTCCAGGCGATGCGGCTCGAGGTGCGCGAGAAGCGGCATGTCGCGACCTGCGCCGAGTTCGGGCCGCGCTTCCTGCACTCGACGGGACAGGCCTACAAGGGCGGGCCCGACAGCGGCGTGTTCCTCCAGATCACCGCCGACGATGCCAAGGACCTGCCTGTGCCGGGCCAGAAGGCGAGCTTCGGCGTGATCAAGGCGGCGCAGGCGCGCGGCGATTTCGAGGTGCTGACGGAACGCGGCCGGCGTGCGCTGCGGGTGCACCTGAAGGGCGGGCTCGAGAAAGGCCTCGCCGCGCTCAATGCAGCGCTCAACGACGCGCTGAACTAA
- a CDS encoding PrkA family serine protein kinase, translated as MYNDSLFNAFARSFEARSQHDMSMAEYLESCRSDPMKYANAAERLLAAIGDPQTIDTAKDPRLGRIFLNRTIRTYPAFAGFYGMEETIERIVGFFRHAAQGLEERKQILYLLGPVGGGKSSLAERLKSLMEVQPIYVLKAGDELSPVFESPLSLFDPDHLGPMLEEKYGIPRRRLTGLMSPWCYKRLEAFGGDISQFRVAKIQPSRLRQIAVSKTEPGDENNQDISSLVGKVDIRKLETYAQNDPDAYSYSGGLNRANQGILEFVEMFKAPIKMLHPLLTATQEGNYIGTENIGAIPFTGVILAHSNEAEWASFKANKNNEAFIDRICVIKVPYCLRVTEEQKIYEKLIQGSELASAPCAPSTLETLARFSVMSRLRKHENSTVFAKMRVYDGESLKESDPKARSVQEYRDAAGVDEGMDGVSTRFAFKVLAATFNHDPQEVAADAVHLMYALEQSIRREQLPEETEKRYLEFIKAELAPRYAEFIGNEIQKAYLESYSDYGQNLFDRYVDYADAWIEDQDFKDPDTGQLLDRELLNQELTKIEKPAGIANPKDFRNEVVKFSLRSRAQNGGKNPTWTSYEKIRDVIEKRIFSQVEDLLPVISFGSKKDGETEKKHGEFVARMVERGYTERQVRRLVEWYMRVKQAG; from the coding sequence ATGTACAACGATTCTCTATTCAACGCTTTCGCTCGGTCGTTCGAGGCGAGAAGCCAGCACGACATGTCGATGGCGGAATATCTGGAATCGTGTCGAAGCGATCCCATGAAATACGCGAACGCGGCCGAGCGACTGCTAGCAGCGATCGGCGATCCGCAGACGATTGACACGGCCAAGGACCCACGCCTTGGCCGTATTTTTTTGAACCGCACGATCCGCACCTATCCGGCCTTCGCCGGCTTCTACGGCATGGAAGAAACCATCGAGCGCATCGTCGGTTTCTTCCGGCACGCGGCGCAGGGTCTCGAAGAGCGCAAGCAGATCCTCTATTTGCTCGGGCCGGTCGGCGGCGGCAAATCCTCGCTCGCCGAGCGGCTCAAGTCGCTGATGGAAGTGCAGCCGATCTACGTGCTCAAGGCCGGCGATGAACTCTCGCCCGTGTTCGAGAGCCCGCTCAGCCTGTTCGATCCCGATCATCTCGGGCCGATGCTGGAAGAGAAGTACGGCATTCCGCGCCGCCGCCTCACCGGCCTGATGAGCCCGTGGTGCTACAAGCGGCTGGAAGCCTTCGGCGGCGACATCTCGCAATTCCGTGTCGCCAAGATCCAGCCGTCGCGGCTGCGCCAGATCGCGGTCTCCAAGACCGAGCCCGGTGACGAGAACAACCAGGACATCTCCTCGCTGGTCGGCAAGGTCGACATCCGCAAGCTCGAGACCTACGCGCAGAACGATCCCGACGCCTACAGCTATTCCGGCGGCCTCAATCGCGCCAACCAGGGCATCCTTGAATTCGTCGAGATGTTCAAGGCGCCGATCAAGATGCTGCACCCGCTGCTCACCGCAACGCAGGAGGGCAACTACATCGGCACCGAGAACATCGGCGCGATCCCGTTCACCGGCGTCATTCTCGCGCACTCGAACGAAGCCGAGTGGGCGAGCTTCAAGGCCAACAAGAACAACGAGGCCTTCATCGACCGCATCTGCGTGATCAAGGTGCCATACTGCCTCAGGGTCACTGAGGAGCAGAAGATCTACGAGAAGCTGATCCAGGGTTCCGAGCTCGCGTCCGCGCCGTGCGCGCCCTCGACGCTGGAGACGCTGGCGCGGTTCTCGGTGATGTCGCGCCTGCGCAAGCACGAGAATTCCACGGTGTTCGCCAAGATGCGGGTTTACGATGGCGAAAGCCTGAAGGAATCCGATCCGAAGGCGCGCAGCGTCCAGGAATACCGCGATGCCGCCGGCGTCGACGAGGGCATGGACGGCGTCTCGACCCGCTTTGCCTTCAAGGTCCTGGCTGCAACCTTCAACCACGATCCGCAGGAGGTCGCCGCCGACGCCGTGCATCTGATGTACGCGCTGGAGCAGTCGATCCGCCGCGAGCAGCTGCCGGAGGAGACCGAGAAACGCTATCTCGAGTTCATCAAGGCCGAGCTCGCACCGCGCTACGCGGAGTTCATCGGCAACGAGATCCAGAAGGCCTATCTGGAATCCTACTCGGATTACGGCCAGAACCTGTTCGATCGCTACGTCGACTATGCCGACGCCTGGATCGAGGACCAGGACTTCAAGGATCCCGACACCGGCCAGCTGCTCGATCGCGAGCTTTTGAACCAGGAGCTGACGAAAATCGAGAAGCCGGCGGGCATCGCCAATCCCAAGGACTTCCGCAACGAGGTCGTCAAATTCTCGTTACGGTCGCGGGCCCAGAACGGGGGCAAAAATCCGACCTGGACCTCCTACGAGAAGATTCGCGATGTGATCGAAAAGCGGATATTCTCCCAGGTCGAGGACCTGCTTCCGGTCATCTCGTTCGGGTCGAAGAAGGACGGCGAGACGGAGAAGAAGCACGGCGAGTTCGTCGCACGCATGGTTGAGCGCGGCTACACCGAACGTCAGGTTCGCCGGCTCGTCGAATGGTACATGCGCGTGAAGCAGGCCGGTTGA
- a CDS encoding YeaH/YhbH family protein gives MHIIDRRLNPGGKSLENRQRFLRRAKSLVQGAVKKTSQERDIKDVLEGGEVTIPLDGMHEPRFRREGGTRDMVLPGNKKFIEGDYLQRSGQGSAKDSGPGEGDSEDAFRFVLSRDEFVDLFLDDLELPDLAKRKIAQTESEGIQRAGYTTSGSPANISVSRTVKLALARRIALRRPRKEEIEELEAAIEACTDEDERAALVAQLATLKAKSKRIPFIDPLDIRYRRFETVPKPVAQAVMFCLMDVSGSMSEHMKDLAKRFYMLLYVFLKRRYKHVEIVFIRHTDRAEEVDEQTFFYGPASGGTLVSSALQAMHEIVRERFNPSDWNIYAAQASDGDNSYSDGELTGLLLTEKILPVCQFFAYLEVGEAGGSAFDLSDSSLWSLYERLRNSGAPLSMRKVSERSEIFPVFHDLFQRRDTAQEKAAP, from the coding sequence ATTCACATTATTGACAGGCGCCTGAATCCAGGCGGTAAGAGTCTTGAGAACCGCCAGCGGTTCTTGCGTCGGGCCAAATCCCTGGTGCAGGGCGCCGTCAAGAAGACCTCGCAGGAACGCGACATCAAGGACGTCCTGGAGGGTGGTGAGGTCACGATCCCGCTCGACGGCATGCACGAGCCGCGTTTCCGCCGTGAAGGCGGGACGCGCGACATGGTGCTGCCCGGCAACAAGAAGTTCATCGAAGGCGACTATCTCCAACGCTCCGGCCAGGGCAGCGCCAAGGATTCCGGCCCCGGCGAAGGCGACAGCGAGGACGCCTTCCGCTTCGTGCTGAGCCGTGACGAGTTCGTCGATCTGTTCCTCGACGACCTCGAGCTGCCTGACCTCGCCAAGCGCAAGATCGCGCAGACCGAGAGCGAGGGCATCCAGCGCGCCGGCTACACCACGTCGGGCTCGCCCGCCAACATCTCGGTGAGTCGGACGGTGAAGCTCGCGCTCGCCCGCCGCATCGCGCTCAGGCGTCCGCGCAAGGAAGAGATCGAAGAGCTGGAAGCCGCGATCGAAGCCTGCACGGACGAGGACGAGCGTGCGGCTCTCGTGGCCCAGCTCGCAACGCTGAAGGCAAAGTCGAAGCGCATCCCCTTCATCGATCCGCTCGACATTCGCTATCGGCGCTTCGAGACGGTGCCCAAGCCCGTCGCGCAGGCCGTGATGTTCTGCCTGATGGACGTCTCCGGCTCGATGTCCGAGCACATGAAGGATCTGGCGAAGCGCTTCTACATGCTGCTCTACGTGTTCCTGAAGCGGCGCTACAAGCACGTCGAGATCGTCTTCATCCGCCACACCGACCGCGCCGAGGAGGTCGACGAGCAGACCTTCTTCTACGGTCCGGCCTCGGGCGGCACGCTGGTCTCCAGCGCGCTGCAGGCGATGCACGAGATCGTGCGCGAGCGCTTCAACCCGTCGGACTGGAACATCTACGCCGCGCAGGCTTCCGACGGCGATAATTCCTATTCCGACGGCGAGCTCACGGGGCTGCTGCTGACCGAGAAGATCCTGCCGGTCTGCCAGTTCTTCGCCTATCTCGAGGTCGGCGAGGCCGGCGGCAGCGCCTTCGATCTCTCCGACTCCTCGCTCTGGAGCCTCTACGAACGCCTGCGCAACAGCGGCGCACCGCTCTCGATGCGCAAGGTCTCCGAGCGCAGCGAGATCTTTCCGGTATTCCACGACCTGTTCCAGCGCCGCGACACTGCCCAGGAGAAGGCCGCTCCATGA
- a CDS encoding SpoVR family protein, translating into MTERLFEGADWDFHTLQRITDACEEVALKDLGLDVYPNQIEVITAEQMLDAYSSVGMPLFYKHWSFGKHFAFHEASYRKGLMGLAYEIVINSSPCISYLMEENTATMQTLVIAHAAFGHNHFFKNNYLFKQWTDADGILDYLDFAKNYVMQCEERYGRIEVERTLDAAHALMSHGIDRYPGKKKLDLRAEEKRAGRRRQHEEEVFNDLWRTVPKGAAKSRSTLSIERRRKLLGLPQENLLYFLEKSAPRLAPWQRELLRIVRHIAQYFYPQSQTKVMNEGTATYVHYRIMTKLHEQGRISDGNFLEFLGSHTNVVFQPEFDDPRFSGFNPYALGFAVMQDIERIVTNPQDEDREWFPDIAGKNDVMGVLRDVWANYRDESFIGQFLSPRLMRHFRMFHLHDDPEERAGIRVDAIHDERGFRRVRRELARQHDVGFIDANIEVVDVDLSGDRRLILHHHVIKGSQLNETDAKRVLQHLADLWTYDVALIEVDANDKVLREYVVSPRPIPAAVA; encoded by the coding sequence ATGACGGAACGTTTGTTCGAAGGCGCCGATTGGGATTTTCACACCTTGCAGCGCATCACCGATGCCTGCGAGGAGGTGGCGTTGAAGGATCTCGGCCTCGACGTCTATCCGAACCAGATCGAGGTCATCACCGCCGAGCAGATGCTGGACGCCTATTCGTCGGTCGGGATGCCCTTGTTCTACAAGCACTGGTCGTTCGGCAAGCACTTCGCGTTCCATGAGGCGTCCTACCGCAAGGGCCTGATGGGGCTCGCCTATGAGATCGTGATCAACTCCTCGCCCTGCATCTCCTATCTGATGGAGGAGAACACGGCGACGATGCAGACGCTGGTGATCGCGCACGCCGCCTTCGGCCACAACCATTTCTTCAAGAACAATTATCTGTTCAAGCAGTGGACCGATGCCGACGGCATCCTGGACTATCTCGACTTCGCCAAGAACTATGTCATGCAGTGCGAGGAGCGCTACGGCCGCATCGAGGTCGAGCGCACGCTCGACGCCGCGCACGCGCTGATGTCGCACGGCATCGACCGCTATCCCGGCAAGAAGAAGCTCGATCTGCGCGCCGAGGAGAAGCGGGCGGGGCGCCGCCGCCAGCACGAGGAGGAGGTCTTCAACGATCTCTGGCGCACGGTGCCGAAGGGCGCCGCCAAGAGCCGGTCTACGCTCAGCATCGAGCGCCGCCGCAAGCTGCTCGGCCTGCCGCAGGAGAATTTGCTTTATTTCCTGGAGAAGAGCGCGCCGCGGCTGGCGCCCTGGCAGCGCGAGCTGCTCCGCATCGTCCGCCACATCGCGCAATATTTCTATCCACAGAGCCAGACCAAGGTCATGAACGAGGGGACGGCGACCTACGTCCATTATCGTATCATGACCAAGCTGCACGAGCAGGGTCGCATCAGCGACGGCAACTTCCTCGAATTCCTGGGCTCGCACACCAACGTGGTGTTCCAGCCCGAGTTCGACGACCCGCGCTTCTCCGGCTTCAACCCTTACGCGCTCGGCTTCGCGGTGATGCAGGACATCGAGCGCATCGTCACCAATCCGCAAGACGAGGACCGCGAGTGGTTCCCCGACATCGCCGGCAAGAACGACGTCATGGGCGTGCTGCGCGACGTCTGGGCCAATTACCGCGACGAAAGCTTCATCGGTCAATTCCTGAGCCCCAGGTTGATGCGGCACTTCCGCATGTTCCACCTGCACGATGATCCCGAGGAGCGCGCCGGCATCCGGGTCGATGCCATCCACGACGAGCGCGGCTTCCGCCGCGTCCGCCGCGAGCTGGCGCGGCAGCACGATGTCGGCTTCATCGACGCCAATATCGAGGTGGTCGACGTCGATCTCTCCGGCGACCGCCGCTTGATCCTGCATCATCACGTCATCAAGGGCTCGCAGCTCAACGAGACCGACGCCAAGCGCGTGCTGCAGCACCTGGCCGATCTCTGGACCTACGACGTCGCGCTGATCGAGGTCGACGCCAACGACAAAGTCCTGCGCGAATACGTCGTCAGCCCGCGCCCGATTCCCGCCGCGGTGGCGTGA
- a CDS encoding DUF1801 domain-containing protein, with amino-acid sequence MRKPVTAKKSSAKEAGTASPSKLIDGRIKELGDWRGEMLARIRGLIKQADPDVVEAWKWRGVPVWEHDGIICTGETYKEVVKLTFAKGAALADPAGLFNSSLDGNVRRAIDIREGETIDEKALKALIRAAVELNASKAKKKPGKKP; translated from the coding sequence ATGAGGAAGCCCGTGACGGCAAAGAAGAGCAGCGCGAAGGAAGCAGGCACCGCTTCGCCATCAAAGCTGATCGACGGCCGGATCAAGGAGCTCGGCGACTGGCGCGGCGAGATGCTCGCGCGCATCCGCGGCCTGATCAAGCAAGCGGATCCTGACGTCGTCGAGGCGTGGAAATGGCGCGGCGTTCCCGTGTGGGAGCACGACGGCATCATCTGCACCGGCGAGACCTACAAGGAAGTCGTGAAGCTGACCTTCGCCAAGGGCGCGGCGCTGGCGGACCCCGCAGGTCTGTTCAATTCCAGCCTCGACGGAAATGTGCGCCGCGCGATCGACATCCGCGAGGGCGAGACGATCGACGAGAAGGCGTTGAAGGCACTGATCCGCGCGGCGGTGGAGCTGAATGCAAGCAAGGCGAAGAAGAAGCCGGGGAAGAAGCCCTAA
- a CDS encoding SRPBCC domain-containing protein, giving the protein MNQPAETRAVVIEREFAYPAERLWRALTQPHLIEEWLMKNDFKPVVGHRFNLRGEWGGVLDCEVLTIEPQRTLAYTWNFSHEDAAFDLKSIVTFTLTPTSAGTHLRVEQAGFRPTQKQAFGGAHAGWKQFLAKLDDLLARAG; this is encoded by the coding sequence ATGAACCAACCCGCCGAGACGCGCGCCGTGGTCATCGAGCGCGAATTTGCTTATCCCGCCGAGCGGCTCTGGCGCGCGCTGACGCAACCGCATCTGATCGAGGAATGGCTGATGAAGAACGACTTCAAGCCGGTCGTCGGCCATCGCTTCAACCTGCGCGGCGAATGGGGCGGCGTGCTGGACTGCGAGGTGCTCACGATCGAGCCGCAGAGGACGCTGGCCTACACCTGGAATTTCTCGCATGAGGACGCCGCCTTCGACCTGAAGAGCATCGTCACCTTCACGCTGACGCCGACCAGCGCGGGCACGCATCTGCGCGTCGAGCAGGCGGGCTTCCGCCCGACGCAGAAGCAGGCGTTCGGCGGCGCGCATGCCGGCTGGAAACAGTTCCTGGCCAAGCTGGACGATTTGCTGGCGCGAGCGGGCTAG
- a CDS encoding helix-turn-helix transcriptional regulator, with protein sequence MSPTPDLLFRTLADPTRRAIFERLCREGEQTVGALTARSGVSQPAVSKHLVALKQAGLVRDRHEGRQTHYSAQPGALNPLIDWTGQMAGFWQKRLDALDDLLKRMDQ encoded by the coding sequence ATGTCCCCCACTCCCGACCTCCTGTTCAGGACGCTCGCCGATCCGACCCGGCGGGCGATCTTCGAGCGGCTGTGCCGTGAGGGGGAGCAGACGGTCGGGGCGCTGACGGCGCGATCCGGCGTGTCCCAGCCGGCGGTGTCGAAACATCTCGTCGCCCTCAAGCAGGCGGGCCTGGTGCGCGACCGGCACGAAGGACGGCAGACCCATTACAGCGCGCAGCCCGGTGCGCTCAATCCGCTGATCGATTGGACCGGCCAGATGGCCGGGTTCTGGCAGAAAAGGCTCGACGCCCTCGACGATCTCCTGAAGAGGATGGACCAATGA
- a CDS encoding DsrE family protein — protein sequence MNRRNMLWSAVSAFGAAFGASRARAATDTAPSNKLKVVYHLSEAEKVNFVLGNIQNHIDGVGGPEHVTIALVIHGPALKALHSAQANPDISKRVGDFSKDGVELAACSNTMKAQNVTLSELLAGFVSADKGGVVRLAELQSQGYLYLRP from the coding sequence ATGAACCGCCGGAACATGTTGTGGAGCGCCGTCTCGGCATTCGGTGCGGCCTTTGGCGCCTCGCGTGCACGAGCCGCGACCGACACCGCGCCGTCGAACAAGCTCAAGGTGGTCTATCACCTCAGCGAGGCCGAGAAGGTGAATTTCGTGCTCGGCAATATCCAGAACCACATCGACGGCGTCGGCGGCCCCGAGCACGTGACCATTGCGCTGGTGATCCATGGCCCGGCGCTGAAGGCGCTTCACTCGGCGCAAGCCAATCCCGACATCAGCAAGCGCGTCGGCGATTTCTCAAAGGACGGCGTGGAGCTAGCGGCCTGCAGCAACACGATGAAGGCGCAGAACGTGACGCTGAGCGAGCTGCTGGCGGGCTTCGTCAGCGCCGACAAGGGCGGCGTGGTGCGTTTGGCCGAGCTACAATCGCAGGGGTATCTGTATTTGCGGCCATAA
- a CDS encoding SUMF1/EgtB/PvdO family nonheme iron enzyme, with protein MGEIRNFRPGNHDEPPPHSGMPRRLAAIIVGDIASYSRLMQADEEGTHARVKRIERDIIQPSIIEHHGSLVKTTGDGFIAVFDSPVEAVRCSIVIQQNLVGRNASIPKHSRLEYRIGVNLGDVIVEPDDIYGDGVNIATRIEGIAQPGQVYISGAIYEQIKHKIVCGYESLGDRKVKNITDPVRVYRVLPDADAVGKTRSRRENVLLFLLITVLLVIAGYVLWYVLVQHRSQVGQQAAAPPIAAPSASPTPQSVPSLPSPAAPPPQAAPAASPLPTSVPSPAASPSPSPASSPSVTPVREPEMIAIRGGSFAMGSNDDPTERPVHQVTIKPFSIGKYPVTVQEWNECAAAKACSFTATGKDDAPVSNVSWTDAQQYVAYLSQATKKPYRLPSEAEWEYAARGGTQTRYWWGDKLQPGMAGCKDCGDLAAEQPAKVGSFKPNPFGLHDMGGGVDQWVEDCWHKNYQGAPVDGSAWTGGDCSSHVLRSGSWKNDARYVRPSNRDGYDTNVRYPTHGFRVALTP; from the coding sequence ATGGGCGAAATTCGCAACTTCAGACCCGGAAATCACGATGAGCCGCCTCCGCACAGCGGAATGCCTCGTCGTCTCGCCGCGATCATCGTCGGTGACATCGCCTCCTACAGCCGGTTGATGCAGGCCGACGAGGAAGGCACGCATGCCCGCGTCAAGCGGATCGAGCGCGACATCATCCAGCCCAGCATTATCGAGCACCATGGAAGTCTGGTGAAGACGACCGGCGACGGCTTCATCGCCGTTTTCGACAGTCCCGTGGAGGCCGTTCGATGCAGCATCGTCATCCAGCAAAATCTCGTCGGACGCAACGCCTCGATTCCCAAGCATTCCCGGCTCGAATATCGGATTGGCGTCAATCTCGGTGACGTCATCGTGGAGCCGGACGACATCTATGGTGACGGCGTCAACATCGCCACGCGTATCGAGGGCATCGCGCAGCCGGGGCAGGTCTACATTTCCGGTGCGATCTACGAGCAGATCAAGCACAAGATCGTGTGCGGCTATGAGTCGCTCGGCGACCGCAAGGTCAAGAACATCACCGATCCCGTGCGCGTCTATCGCGTGCTGCCGGATGCAGATGCGGTCGGCAAGACACGAAGCCGGCGCGAGAACGTCCTGCTCTTTCTTCTGATCACGGTATTGCTGGTGATTGCCGGCTACGTGCTTTGGTACGTGCTGGTGCAGCACCGCAGCCAGGTGGGGCAACAGGCTGCCGCTCCCCCGATCGCGGCGCCGTCGGCTTCGCCGACGCCGCAATCCGTTCCGTCGTTGCCGAGCCCGGCAGCACCGCCGCCGCAAGCCGCACCCGCGGCATCTCCGTTGCCCACATCGGTGCCATCGCCCGCAGCATCGCCTTCACCGTCTCCGGCATCCAGTCCATCGGTGACGCCGGTCCGGGAACCCGAGATGATCGCCATTCGCGGCGGCAGCTTCGCCATGGGAAGCAATGACGATCCGACGGAACGCCCGGTCCACCAGGTCACGATCAAGCCGTTCTCGATCGGCAAATATCCGGTGACGGTGCAGGAGTGGAACGAATGCGCCGCTGCGAAGGCGTGCTCCTTCACGGCCACCGGCAAGGACGACGCGCCGGTCAGCAATGTGAGCTGGACCGACGCGCAACAATATGTGGCGTATCTCTCCCAGGCGACGAAGAAGCCGTACCGGCTCCCGAGCGAGGCCGAATGGGAATACGCGGCGCGCGGCGGTACGCAGACAAGGTATTGGTGGGGCGACAAGCTCCAGCCGGGCATGGCCGGATGCAAGGATTGCGGCGACCTCGCGGCCGAGCAGCCGGCGAAGGTCGGCAGCTTCAAGCCCAATCCCTTCGGGCTCCACGACATGGGCGGCGGCGTCGACCAGTGGGTCGAGGATTGCTGGCACAAGAATTATCAGGGCGCGCCGGTCGACGGTTCGGCATGGACCGGCGGCGACTGCTCATCGCACGTCCTGCGCTCAGGCTCCTGGAAGAACGATGCGAGATACGTGCGGCCATCCAACCGCGATGGCTATGATACCAACGTCCGTTACCCGACGCATGGATTCCGTGTCGCGCTCACTCCTTGA